A genomic segment from bacterium encodes:
- a CDS encoding creatininase family protein: MRREVRWERMFPDELNAALEACPLVYMPYGLCEPHGPQNALGMDLLRPMGAAVAAAREHGGIVAPPHYWHIHELGVCGAWAFARVGEARPWVTAIPPWMFFKNMLYHIRTVDMLGFHAAIVFSGHAGPHCPDFPVFRDLLQPHFATRLELLFDYGVLDEEFLPDFCHGGSIETAYLWATDPDCVDLSRLPDREAPGPHLAMGDNAHETSRRRGEAVVANIAANLGAKGKELLAEYDRVQPARKPLTFDEVEQLWEDEVRPRFGDFRAMTELADGQAPPSEDSIWYANWRVPKRS, encoded by the coding sequence ATGAGACGTGAAGTACGTTGGGAGCGCATGTTCCCGGACGAACTGAATGCCGCACTCGAAGCGTGCCCGCTGGTGTACATGCCCTACGGTCTGTGCGAGCCGCACGGCCCGCAGAACGCCCTGGGCATGGACCTGCTGCGGCCCATGGGGGCGGCCGTGGCGGCTGCCCGCGAGCATGGCGGCATTGTCGCGCCGCCGCACTACTGGCACATTCACGAGCTGGGCGTGTGCGGGGCGTGGGCCTTCGCTCGTGTCGGTGAGGCGCGGCCGTGGGTCACCGCCATCCCGCCGTGGATGTTCTTCAAGAACATGCTGTACCACATCCGCACCGTGGACATGCTGGGCTTCCATGCCGCCATCGTCTTCTCGGGCCACGCCGGGCCGCATTGCCCGGACTTCCCCGTCTTTCGCGACCTGCTGCAGCCGCACTTCGCCACGCGCCTGGAGCTGCTGTTCGACTACGGCGTGCTGGATGAGGAGTTCCTGCCTGACTTCTGCCACGGCGGCAGCATCGAGACGGCCTATCTGTGGGCGACCGACCCCGACTGCGTGGACCTGTCGCGCCTGCCGGACCGGGAAGCGCCGGGCCCGCACCTTGCCATGGGTGACAACGCCCACGAGACCAGCCGCCGCCGGGGCGAGGCCGTGGTGGCCAACATCGCAGCCAACCTGGGGGCGAAGGGCAAGGAGCTGCTGGCGGAGTACGACCGCGTGCAGCCCGCGCGGAAGCCGCTGACGTTCGATGAGGTGGAGCAGCTCTGGGAGGACGAGGTCCGCCCGCGGTTCGGGGACTTCCGCGCCATGACCGAACTGGCCGACGGCCAGGCCCCGCCGAGCGAGGACTCGATCTGGTACGCCAACTGGCGGGTGCCGAAGCGGAGTTGA
- the zwf gene encoding glucose-6-phosphate dehydrogenase, whose product MASSPSADPHLFVAFGGSGDLMRTKLLPALWHLADQGHIGPPSHVLGVARRAQFTDESYRQWAAEVLGAAGLEKRSLGSTWCGHCLHYHSLGEETPEAFATLARRLEDLEREHGLPGNRVLYLAIPPQSLSATVQRLGEAGLNHSPGWTRLVIEKPFGHDLDSARELDAAIKRHFTEEQTYRIDHYLGKETVQNLLVFRFANSIFEALWNRDRIASVQITVAEQGGAEGRATYYDRTGVLRDMMQNHLAQLLSLVAMEIPVALDADSVRDEKAKVLRSIRALDPRHVVLGQYGAGEIGGQPVPGYREGEGIAPNSSTATFAALEVRLDNWRWQGVPFYLRTGKRLAASARQIVVNFRCPALAMFEHFPEAAISANALVITIEPNEGFELRFEVKQPGDLLQVQTQGLKFRHEDVFPRLPEAYEALLLDILHGDQTLFVRIDEVLEAWRLFTPLLAADLPVHPYAAGSWGPPEADRLTVPTGAACML is encoded by the coding sequence ATGGCAAGTAGCCCCTCCGCCGACCCCCACCTCTTCGTCGCCTTTGGCGGCAGCGGCGATCTGATGCGCACGAAGCTGCTGCCGGCCCTGTGGCATCTGGCCGACCAGGGGCATATCGGCCCCCCGTCCCACGTCCTGGGCGTGGCGCGGCGAGCGCAGTTCACCGATGAGAGCTATCGCCAGTGGGCCGCCGAGGTGCTGGGAGCCGCCGGCCTGGAGAAGCGCAGCCTCGGGAGCACCTGGTGCGGGCACTGCCTGCACTACCACAGCCTCGGCGAGGAGACCCCCGAGGCCTTCGCCACACTCGCCCGGCGCCTGGAGGACCTCGAGCGCGAGCACGGACTGCCCGGCAACCGGGTCCTCTATCTCGCCATCCCCCCGCAGAGCCTGAGCGCCACCGTGCAGCGCCTCGGCGAGGCCGGGCTGAACCACAGCCCGGGCTGGACGCGGCTGGTCATCGAGAAACCCTTCGGTCACGACCTGGACTCCGCGCGCGAGCTGGATGCCGCCATCAAGCGGCACTTCACCGAGGAGCAGACCTATCGCATAGACCACTACCTGGGCAAGGAGACCGTCCAGAACCTCCTGGTCTTCCGCTTCGCCAACTCCATCTTCGAGGCGTTGTGGAACCGCGACCGCATCGCCAGCGTGCAGATCACCGTGGCCGAGCAGGGCGGCGCCGAAGGGCGGGCGACCTACTACGACCGCACCGGCGTGCTGCGCGACATGATGCAAAACCACCTGGCGCAACTGCTATCGCTGGTCGCCATGGAGATCCCGGTGGCCCTGGACGCCGACTCGGTCCGCGATGAGAAGGCGAAGGTGCTGCGCAGCATCCGCGCGCTGGACCCGCGCCATGTGGTCCTGGGGCAGTACGGCGCCGGGGAGATCGGCGGGCAGCCCGTGCCCGGCTACCGCGAGGGTGAGGGCATCGCCCCGAACTCGTCAACGGCAACCTTCGCGGCGCTGGAGGTGCGCCTGGACAACTGGCGCTGGCAGGGCGTGCCGTTCTACCTGCGCACCGGCAAGCGCCTGGCGGCCAGCGCCCGACAGATTGTCGTCAACTTCCGCTGTCCGGCGCTGGCGATGTTCGAGCACTTCCCCGAGGCCGCCATCTCGGCCAACGCCCTCGTCATCACCATCGAGCCGAATGAGGGCTTCGAGCTGCGGTTTGAGGTGAAGCAGCCGGGTGACCTGCTGCAGGTGCAGACCCAGGGGCTGAAGTTCCGCCACGAGGACGTCTTCCCGCGCCTGCCCGAAGCGTACGAGGCGCTGCTGCTGGACATCCTGCATGGCGACCAGACGCTGTTCGTGCGGATTGACGAGGTGCTGGAGGCGTGGCGGCTGTTCACGCCGCTGCTGGCGGCGGACCTGCCGGTGCATCCGTATGCCGCGGGATCGTGGGGCCCACCCGAGGCGGACCGCCTCACGGTGCCCACCGGCGCGGCGTGCATGCTCTAG
- the gnd gene encoding decarboxylating 6-phosphogluconate dehydrogenase, producing MQLGMVGLGRMGGNMAERLLRAGHQVIGTSRSRQTVDQAAARGITPVYSLEDLVAALTPPRAVWVMVPAGEPTEDMLQQVATMCAAGDILIDGGNSYYKDSMRRGAELGEQGLHFVDVGTSGGVWGLQEGYSLMVGGAPEPVEALRPILEALAPAPDRGWAHLGPVGAGHFTKMVHNGIEYGMMQAIAEGFAIMERRQELGLDLRAVAETWRHGSVIRSWLLDLVAEGLAEDADLCDIAPYVPDSGEGRWTAAEAIELDVPAPVITLALLQRLRSRDDRCFSDRILAMMRHQFGGHAVRREGEDGK from the coding sequence ATGCAACTGGGCATGGTTGGGCTGGGACGCATGGGGGGCAACATGGCGGAGCGGCTGCTGCGCGCCGGACACCAGGTCATCGGGACCAGCCGCAGCCGCCAGACCGTAGACCAGGCGGCCGCGCGCGGCATCACGCCGGTCTACAGCCTCGAGGACCTCGTTGCCGCACTGACGCCGCCGCGCGCGGTCTGGGTCATGGTGCCCGCCGGGGAGCCGACGGAGGACATGCTGCAGCAGGTGGCAACCATGTGCGCCGCCGGCGACATCCTCATTGATGGCGGCAACTCGTACTATAAGGACTCCATGCGGCGGGGAGCGGAGTTGGGGGAGCAGGGCCTGCACTTCGTGGATGTCGGCACGAGCGGCGGCGTCTGGGGCCTGCAGGAGGGCTACAGCCTGATGGTGGGCGGCGCGCCCGAGCCGGTCGAGGCCCTGCGGCCGATCCTTGAGGCCCTCGCGCCGGCCCCGGACCGGGGCTGGGCGCACCTGGGCCCTGTCGGTGCGGGCCATTTCACCAAGATGGTGCACAACGGCATCGAGTACGGCATGATGCAGGCCATCGCCGAGGGCTTCGCCATCATGGAGCGACGGCAGGAGTTGGGGCTTGACCTACGGGCCGTGGCCGAGACCTGGCGCCATGGCAGCGTCATCCGCTCCTGGCTGCTGGACCTCGTGGCCGAGGGCCTCGCCGAGGATGCCGACCTGTGCGACATCGCGCCCTATGTGCCCGACTCGGGCGAGGGGCGCTGGACCGCCGCCGAGGCCATCGAGCTGGATGTGCCGGCGCCGGTCATCACGCTGGCCCTGCTGCAGCGGCTGCGCTCGCGTGACGACCGCTGCTTCTCAGACCGGATACTCGCGATGATGCGCCACCAATTCGGCGGCCATGCGGTGCGACGGGAGGGCGAGGATGGCAAGTAG
- a CDS encoding right-handed parallel beta-helix repeat-containing protein, giving the protein MIPIRRAPQVLLGVLLAAGAVAQPAPDRFATVAEMCAAADLKPGAAIVVAGYRQPEDGGGGSFRYEATSRAEPDGGAVLAHVKLPGRLLRVVDPEEDAYAEWFGAYGDGDSATPHADQDAINRCLRAYGRVKLRAETYGVRGRAEPYNPNLTFGAIDLGPYYHIVGSGRDRTKIKLLDQTNPHGSPGGSNYFIMLYNRAFHESADHVVIRDLTIDCNFDHQDKQATIHCVGIRGGGALLERLNLRGYGTGRQRPEGYTRECFAVHQTLVYKAPGSCRRAAVMRDLDFTGCGHNGEVGSPVGEITHLALGGADNFDNHSWIMPQGKDPEWDPANGGENANNWWPSYGGLVENCVIHDEAYDPPIQQSPLNGITYGDCIGLTIRGNRVENWEGCAVFTMSWWNQDTTIVDNTFRNVTIGIALNMAGEKGQPIQCPQHRGVLVAHNTIELGSDPDAPWGMCGVSLYGADMPATLRMQGIHVRENTISGRAHPDRKGNRSCPVGIKIQILRPVYHDLRIEDNVLDLPDYVEGTWAPPEPNGLALMYYPLALWDEAVKQGHVVFRGNRSQEGKPLYPALVDWDFKQPAKRGRMPVQ; this is encoded by the coding sequence GTGATACCGATCCGCCGCGCGCCGCAGGTGCTGCTGGGTGTGCTGCTGGCGGCCGGGGCTGTTGCTCAGCCGGCGCCCGACCGGTTCGCCACGGTGGCCGAGATGTGCGCGGCGGCGGACCTCAAGCCCGGCGCGGCCATCGTCGTGGCCGGCTACCGCCAGCCGGAGGACGGCGGCGGGGGGAGCTTCCGGTACGAGGCCACCTCGCGCGCAGAGCCGGACGGCGGCGCGGTGCTCGCGCATGTGAAGCTCCCGGGGCGACTGCTGCGGGTTGTTGACCCTGAGGAGGATGCCTACGCCGAGTGGTTCGGCGCGTACGGCGACGGCGACAGCGCCACGCCCCATGCCGATCAGGACGCCATCAACAGGTGCCTGCGGGCGTACGGCCGGGTCAAGCTGCGGGCGGAGACCTACGGGGTGCGCGGCCGAGCTGAGCCTTACAACCCGAACCTGACCTTCGGCGCCATTGATCTGGGACCGTACTACCACATCGTCGGCTCAGGCCGCGATCGGACGAAGATCAAGCTGCTGGACCAGACGAACCCGCACGGCTCGCCCGGCGGCAGCAACTACTTCATCATGCTGTATAATCGCGCGTTCCATGAGAGCGCCGACCATGTCGTCATCCGCGACCTGACCATAGACTGCAACTTCGACCACCAGGACAAGCAGGCGACCATCCACTGCGTCGGCATCCGGGGCGGTGGCGCGCTGCTTGAGCGGTTGAACCTGCGCGGCTACGGCACCGGGCGCCAACGGCCCGAGGGCTACACCCGCGAGTGCTTTGCGGTACACCAGACGCTCGTGTACAAGGCGCCGGGGAGCTGCCGCCGGGCCGCCGTGATGCGCGACCTGGACTTCACCGGCTGCGGCCACAACGGCGAGGTGGGCAGCCCCGTTGGCGAGATCACCCATCTCGCCCTCGGCGGCGCGGACAACTTCGACAACCATAGCTGGATCATGCCCCAGGGCAAAGACCCCGAGTGGGACCCGGCCAACGGCGGCGAGAACGCAAACAACTGGTGGCCCAGCTACGGCGGGCTGGTGGAGAACTGCGTCATCCATGACGAGGCCTACGACCCGCCCATCCAGCAGAGCCCGCTCAACGGCATCACCTACGGCGACTGCATCGGTCTGACCATCCGGGGCAATCGCGTGGAGAACTGGGAAGGCTGTGCCGTCTTCACGATGAGCTGGTGGAACCAGGACACCACCATCGTGGACAACACCTTCAGGAATGTCACCATCGGCATCGCGCTGAACATGGCGGGCGAGAAGGGTCAGCCGATCCAGTGCCCGCAGCACCGCGGCGTGCTGGTGGCGCACAACACGATTGAGCTGGGTTCAGACCCGGACGCCCCCTGGGGCATGTGCGGTGTCAGCCTCTACGGCGCCGACATGCCGGCCACGCTGCGCATGCAGGGCATCCATGTGCGTGAGAACACGATCAGCGGCCGGGCCCATCCCGACCGCAAGGGCAACAGGTCGTGCCCCGTCGGCATCAAGATCCAGATCCTGCGCCCGGTGTACCACGACCTGCGGATCGAGGACAACGTCCTGGACCTCCCGGACTACGTCGAGGGCACGTGGGCGCCGCCGGAGCCCAACGGCCTTGCACTGATGTACTACCCGCTGGCACTGTGGGACGAGGCAGTCAAGCAGGGGCACGTCGTCTTCCGGGGCAATCGCAGCCAGGAGGGGAAGCCGCTCTACCCGGCGCTGGTGGACTGGGACTTCAAGCAGCCGGCGAAGCGGGGGAGGATGCCGGTGCAGTGA
- a CDS encoding peptidoglycan recognition protein family protein gives MMRVRQRLDQPAPIPRFSRGCAFALLVAALLNLLLAGLSGRLNLDWRRPWQRHPAGIILHHTATPDIVEGQRVDAEFIGREHARRGFSTTAGGRTYHIGYHYLILRDGTVQPGRPEEVSGSHTLGHNNQLGICLVGNFSSSANPHGEHGSMAPSREQLDALDRLLKQLIRKYRFRPRHLHRHRDYAPTACPGDRFPFDQVRRRAFE, from the coding sequence ATGATGCGCGTACGGCAGCGACTCGACCAACCGGCCCCCATCCCGCGTTTCTCGCGCGGGTGTGCCTTTGCGCTGCTGGTAGCGGCCCTGCTGAACCTGCTGCTGGCGGGGCTTTCCGGGCGACTGAACCTGGATTGGCGGCGGCCCTGGCAGCGCCACCCCGCCGGCATCATCTTACACCATACGGCCACCCCTGACATAGTGGAGGGTCAGCGCGTGGACGCCGAGTTCATCGGGCGCGAGCACGCCCGTCGGGGCTTCAGCACCACCGCGGGCGGCCGGACCTACCACATCGGCTATCACTATCTCATTCTGCGCGACGGCACCGTACAGCCCGGGCGGCCGGAGGAAGTCAGTGGCAGCCACACGCTGGGGCACAACAACCAGCTTGGCATCTGCCTGGTCGGCAACTTCAGCTCCAGCGCCAACCCGCACGGCGAGCATGGCTCCATGGCGCCCAGCCGCGAACAACTGGACGCGCTGGACCGGCTCCTGAAGCAACTGATCCGCAAGTACCGCTTCCGGCCCCGGCACCTGCACCGCCACCGCGACTACGCTCCGACGGCCTGCCCCGGCGACCGCTTCCCCTTCGACCAGGTCAGGCGGCGGGCATTTGAGTGA